In Amaranthus tricolor cultivar Red isolate AtriRed21 chromosome 5, ASM2621246v1, whole genome shotgun sequence, a genomic segment contains:
- the LOC130813095 gene encoding chromatin modification-related protein EAF1 B-like isoform X2, giving the protein MHGFSSGSTFLVNAEVDSMGGVVDGGVAIGCKPSPRRVAIEKAQAELRLEYDVREERRRELEFLEKGGNPLDFKFGHAASVSVQSTSHTYQHPDQIFTSEAKGSFALTASPHGDSVESSGRLGATTTCEPNSADNFDGENEILEIERKSKHPTRVSITPEHSSQLDGRQNVKESEDSPIFNPKRSQAYRRRNRSRPNRDGGPRSSSNDMVSRGGPNSLPGRHALLSKPAVSENQLEVESDGAHALHLSTTLRDSEVSEGKLISSKETQKELKKASLEADDVTDATTTVEPNLVEGNGNIVAADAKDPPCFDIEKKEGIESAAQLDESGKINGEGMSTLDNAHISENIVLTKGLDFGSSCTHTSFSVDGNGNIKSDLYTKKNIECNGTPMEPKLPPGENSISVDEERLYEKLAVNHVESASCIKEDQNFVSHPGNGFADKEKVVNIDGFSSRDKAECLNLEKLVPVEQAATKSDKKHCLIDDSIPTAESSCPESTHSSMEPSHEVNKNDLLVPPSTLNPLTSSESQKMQVDKAHEDRVLEEARIIEAKRNRIAELSVGLMPRESRCKSQWDFVIEEMIWLANDFTQERVWKMTAAAQICHRAAFASRLKMQKRSKCWKQKSVARTLAKAVIDFWHSACSLSESVASSQSEKCNVVLSSGAEESVPTKGAVGGSDKDVASEEKQQSTGQKQDLAVFGYAVRFLKYNCSLPHHVTVDCLELPDVPCDIGSTESLWQDQLTEGNLFYVVPPGAMETYRESIESYMAELERASNNIQEEVDTSMYEPTEEIGYQEDDYEEDEGKHVYILGSLDGERPHKKKRKNMKFNAPRSYEIGVEIGYGRCLEKNGPLLPSKRPAINSNTGSIPIKRVRTAPRQRVTGPIGVGSAGISPMPNRTDASSGDTNSFQDDLSTPRAANAARGSEVDSPLDFDKQSLYDTEFLTKSKKKKKIKNQSSAYSGWQIDPSAHNEQKDHVRKRLDSPLESNGTGVVFAQHSKKPKTLKYTENAFDMPISGPIASPVTSQSNISSQRILKVQVRDRIRKAKALKVPAVQPGSGSPWSSFEDQALIVLVHDMGPNWELVSDAINSTLRFKCIFRKPEECKERHKVLMDQTPGDGADSAEDSGSSQPYPSTLPGIPKGSARQLFQQLQRPMEEDTIKSHFEKIILIGKQLHYRKKQNDIQDLKQIAPVHGSHVAALSLVIPNNLNGVILTPHDLCDIAVSNQDVMPLGFQGPHTGGFTLPNQGASPSMHPQSGLNSSIQGLPGSPSMGLGNNLTSQSSQFANSRYPVPRSTSMPMEEQQRLQQYNHMPPGRNVQPSNLSSGSLSGIDRGVRILPGGNGGGLVAGMSRSMPTSRPGLQGAPSSSMLNSGSMLSSNIGGMSTNMNIHSGTASGQGNPIFRSRDALHMVRHGQNSDHQRQMILPESSSPGVPNFGAISSGFTNQTTSPPLQSYAGHHHQQHPIPQQHSHVLGGPHAHLSGANHSVTPEQQAAYIRIARDRKLQQRLLQRQNQQQQLPSSSALMTHAHTPGQIPVSSVQASSLQSPSSSQPVSLPPLTTPSPITHVSSQSSQQQKHQVSPQGLVRNAQSSGNGLMNQMGKQRQRQVQQLQQQYQQSSRQHPQQRQQSQSGQQAKHSKGMGRNNLVMHQNQPIDPSHLNGVTANPGNQVAEKGEQAVHLMQSQGLYSGSGINIMQPSKSLASPQTSSHLQHQKSYVNTVPATPKQVQQNSLQLDGGNEGQVPVVSASPASSGASQGLPSTAVPPLNHQQLQGHSQPPIKPTSQSQPALQRTVQPKRQVNSDSTAKSQPDTAPVEQQFVNKSNLSAGVAKSCVENTSGLPLSFSASTVASKQAQESPGDSAMTNTSIPSVPISSPTRTSSSCNETLPSVSDSLVQRQFSGNVATHGNGVQFQHQQSQLQRPSPLQPILTQKQSPHQLPQLEKSPQSMSQPQPQSQIQAGQNSVFTRSPNSRLE; this is encoded by the exons ATGCATGGATTTAGTTCCGGATCTACTTTCCTCGTAAATGCTGAGGTTGATTCCATGGGAGGAGTTGTTGATGGTGGAGTTGCTATTGGTTGCAAACCCTCTCCACGTCGAGTAGCAATTGAGAAAGCACAGGCTGAGCTACG GCTAGAATATGATGTTCGAGAGGAGAGAAGGAGAGAACTTGAGTTTCTTGAGAAA GGTGGAAACCCTCTAGATTTCAAGTTTGGTCATGCAGCGTCAGTGAGTGTCCAGTCTACCTCGCACACATATCAACACCCAGATCAGATTTTCACTAG TGAAGCAAAAGGTAGTTTTGCATTGACTGCCTCACCTCATGGAGATTCTGTTGAAAGTAGTGGGAGATTGGGTGCCACTACAACCTGTGAACCAAATAGTGCTGATAACTTTGATGGTGAGAATGAAATTCTTGAAATTGAAAGAAAGTCTAAACATCCTACAAGAGTTAGCATCACTCCTGAGCATTCATCTCAGCTTGATGGGAGACAAAATGTCAAGGAGTCTGAAGATTCCCCTATATTCAACCCCAAAAGAAGTCAAGCATATAGGAGAAGAAACCGGTCTAGGCCAAACCGTGATGGTGGTCCTCGATCAAGTTCCAACGACATGGTGTCTCGTGGTGGACCTAATTCTTTGCCTGGTCGACATGCTTTGCTTTCCAAACCTGCTGTATCTGAAAATCAGCTTGAAGTAGAGTCTGATGGTGCACATGCTCTGCATTTATCTACAACCTTAAGAGACAGTGAAGTTTCTGAAGGTAAGCTGATAAGTTCAAAAGAAACAcaaaaagaactaaaaaaaGCAAGTCTAGAAGCCGATGATGTTACTGATGCTACAACTACTGTTGAGCCCAATTTAGTTGAAGGAAACGGAAATATAGTTGCGGCAGATGCGAAAGATCCTCCTTGTTTTGATATAGAGAAAAAAGAAGGTATTGAAAGTGCTGCACAATTGGATGAGTCTGGTAAGATCAATGGGGAGGGCATGTCAACACTAGACAATGCTCATATTAGTGAGAATATAGTTTTAACCAAAGGTCTAGATTTTGGGTCCTCATGCACCCATACTAGCTTTAGTGTAGATGGAAATGGAAATATTAAGAGTGATTTGTATACTAAAAAGAACATAGAATGTAATGGGACCCCCATGGAGCCCAAGCTACCTCCTGGGGAGAATTCTATTAGTGTCGATGAAGAAAGGCTATATGAAAAGCTTGCTGTCAATCATGTGGAAAGTGCTTCTTGCATTAAGGAGGATCAGAATTTTGTCAGCCACCCAGGCAATGGCTTTGCTGACAAAGAGAAAGTAGTTAACATAGATGGATTTTCTTCTAGAGACAAGGCTGAGTGTCTTAATTTGGAGAAGCTAGTACCAGTTGAGCAGGCTGCGACAAAATCAGATAAAAAGCATTGTCTCATTGATGATTCCATTCCCACAGCAGAGAGTTCTTGTCCAGAGAGTACACATTCCTCAATGGAGCCTTCTCACGAGGTTAATAAGAATGATTTACTTGTACCACCTTCCACTTTGAATCCTCTTACTTCTAGTGAAAGCCAGAAGATGCAGGTTGATAAGGCACATGAGGACAGGGTATTGGAAGAGGCACGGATCATAGAG GCTAAACGTAATAGAATAGCAGAGTTATCGGTTGGTTTGATGCCGAGGGAGAGCCGATGTAAGTCTCAGTGGGATTTTGTCATTGAAGAGATGATTTGGTTAGCAAATGATTTTACACAG GAACGTGTTTGGAAGATGACTGCTGCTGCTCAAATTTGTCACCGCGCAGCCTTTGCTTCTCGATTAAAGATGCAGAAACGAAGTAAGTGCTGGAAGCAGAAAAGTGTAGCCCGCACCTTGGCAAAGGCTGTGATTGATTTTTGGCATTCAGCTTGTTCTCTCTCGGAGAGTGTTGCCTCTTCTCAGTCAGAGAAATGTAATGTTGTTCTTTCATCTGGGGCAGAAGAAAGTGTACCCACTAAGGGTGCTGTTGGAGGTTCTGATAAG GATGTGGCTTCTGAAGAAAAGCAGCAATCTACGGGGCAAAAGCAGGATCTCGCTGTCTTTGGATACGCTGTtagatttttgaaatataatTGCTCTTTACCACATCATGTCACAGTTGATTGTTTAGAGCTTCCAGATGTACCTTGTGATATTGGCTCAACAGAAAGTTTGTGGCAAGACCAGCTTACAGAG GGAAATCTCTTCTATGTGGTTCCACCTGGTGCAATGGAGACCTACAGAGAATCAATTGAATCATATATGGCAGAGTTGGAG AGGGCCAGCAACAATATACAAGAGGAAGTTGATACTTCTATGTATGAGCCCACCGAAG AAATTGGATATCAAGAGGATGACTATGAGGAAGATGAAGGAAAACATGTGTATATTTTAGGATCACTTGATGGTGAACGACCACATAAAAAGAAACGGAAAAATATGAAGTTTAATGCTCCTAGATCATATGAAATTGGTGTAGAAATTGGCTATGGGCGCTGCCTGGAGAAAAACGGGCCCTTGTTGCCCAGTAAAAGACCTGCCATCAATTCCAATACTGGGTCTATTCCCATAAAAAGGGTGCGAACTGCCCCGAGGCAGAGAGTCACTGGTCCTATTGGGGTTGGGTCTGCTGGCATTTCCCCAATGCCAAACAGGACAGATGCTTCCAGTGGAGATACTAACTCTTTTCAGGATGATCTGAGCACTCCACGTGCTGCTAATGCGGCAAGAGGATCTGAGGTGGATTCTCCTTTGGACTTCGACAAGCAGTCTCTATATGATACAGAATTTCTAACAAAGtctaagaaaaagaagaaaattaagAATCAG AGTTCAGCATACTCGGGGTGGCAGATTGATCCTTCTGCGCATAATGAACAG AAGGATCATGTGCGAAAAAGACTGGATAGCCCTCTTGAGTCCAATGGGACTGGCG TTGTGTTTGCCCAACATTCTAAGAAGCCAAAGACATTGAAGTACACCGAAAATGCATTTGACATGCCCATAAGTGGACCAATTGCTTCGCCAGTTACTTCGCAAAGTAACATTTCCAGCCAGAGAATACTTAAAGTGCAAGTCCGGGATAGGATTAGAAAAGCTAAAGCACTTAAG GTGCCTGCTGTACAGCCTGGTTCAGGCAGCCCATGGTCTTCATTTGAAGATCAG GCACTTATTGTGCTTGTTCATGATATGGGTCCAAACTGGGAGCTTGTTAGTGATGCTATTAACAGTACTTTGCGATTCAAG TGTATTTTCCGGAAACCTGAAGAATGCAAGGAACGACACAAAGTTTTGATGGACCAAACTCCTGGCGATGGTGCTGATAGTGCTGAAGATTCTGGATCTTCTCAACCTTATCCTTCGACGTTACCAGGGATACCAAAG GGCAGTGCAAGACAATTGTTTCAGCAATTGCAGAGACCGATGGAGGAGGACACTATTAAGTCTCATTTTGAGAAGATTATTCTTATTGGAAAGCAGTTGCATTACCGGAAGAAACAG AATGATATTCAGGATCTGAAGCAAATAGCACCTGTTCATGGTTCCCATGTTGCGGCACTCTCCCTAGTCATTCCAAATAATTTGAATGGGGTGATTCTCAC GCCACATGATCTGTGTGATATTGCTGTGTCAAACCAAGATGTAATGCCACTTGGGTTTCAAGGCCCGCATACTGGAGGTTTTACATTGCCAAATCAGGGTGCTAGCCCATCGATGCACCCGCAAAGTGGGCTCAATTCCTCAATTCAGGGTCTTCCAGGTTCCCCAAGCATGGGTCTTGGTAACAATTTGACATCTCAGTCGTCCCAGTTCGCTAACTCTCG ATACCCAGTCCCAAGGTCGACATCAATGCCAATGGAGGAGCAGCAAAGACTTCAGCAGTACAATCATATGCCACCTGGTAGAAATGTTCAGCCGTCAAATTTGTCTTCTGGGTCTCTTTCAGGAATTGATCGGGGTGTGCGCATACTTCCCGGTGGAAACGGTGGTGGCCTGGTGGCTGGAATGAGCCGAAGTATGCCAACTTCAAGACCAGGACTTCAAGGAGCTCCGTCATCATCTATGCTTAATTCTGGAAGTATGCTTTCCTCCAATATTGGAGGGATGTCTACCAATATGAATATACACTCTGGAACAGCTTCTGGTCAAGGGAATCCAATTTTTAGATCTCGTGATGCACTGCATATGGTGAGG CATGGGCAAAATTCAGACCATCAAAGACAGATGATCTTGCCAGAATCGAGTAGTCCAGGGGTCCCAAACTTTGGTGCAATTAGCTCTGGTTTTACTAATCAGACTACTTCTCCACCACTTCAATCATATGCTGGACATCACCACCAGCAGCATCCAATACCACAGCAACATTCTCATGTGCTGGGTGGTCCACATGCGCATCTTTCTGGAGCAAATCACTCTGTTACTCCAGAGCAACAAGCTGCCTATATACGCATTGCCAGGGACAGGAAACTTCAACAAAGATTGTTGCAGAGACAGAATCAACAGCAACAGCTTCCGTCTTCTAGTGCATTGATGACACATGCTCATACTCCGGGTCAGATACCCGTATCATCAGTTCAGGCTTCGTCACTTCAATCACCATCTTCTTCTCAGCCTGTATCATTGCCTCCGTTGACTACACCATCTCCCATAACTCATGTATCTTCACAGTCATCGCAGCAGCAAAAGCATCAAGTATCACCTCAAGGACTTGTGCGGAATGCTCAAAGTAGTGGAAATGGATTGATGAATCAGATGGGAAAGCAACGTCAAAGACAAGTACAGCAGCTTCAGCAACAGTATCAGCAATCCAGTAGGCAGCATCCACAACAACGCCAACAATCACAGTCTGGACAGCAGGCTAAACATTCTAAAGGAATGGGGAGAAATAACTTGGTCATGCATCAGAATCAACCCATTGACCCATCTCATCTGAATGGCGTTACAGCTAACCCTGGAAACCAAGTTGCTGAGAAAGGGGAGCAAGCTGTGCACTTGATGCAATCTCAGGGCTTATATTCAGGGTCTGGTATAAATATTATGCAACCATCAAAATCTCTGGCTTCACCTCAGACTTCGAGTCATTTGCAACATCAAAAATCATATGTAAATACTGTTCCGGCAACACCCAAGCAAGTACAACAGAATTCTTTACAGTTAGATGGTGGCAACGAAGGCCAGGTTCCTGTGGTTTCTGCTAGTCCAGCATCTTCAGGCGCATCCCAAGGTCTTCCATCGACGGCAGTACCTCCTCTTAACCATCAACAGTTGCAAGGGCATTCACAGCCTCCAATTAAGCCAACTAGTCAATCTCAACCTGCTCTTCAGAGGACAGTTCAGCCAAAACGGCAAGTGAATTCTGATTCCACGGCCAAGTCACAACCTGATACTGCGCCAGTGGAGCAGCAATTTGTGAACAAATCTAATTTAAGTGCTGGTGTTGCAAAATCATGTGTTGAAAATACAAGCGGTTTACCTCTTTCATTTTCTGCCAGCACTGTTGCGAGTAAACAAGCTCAGGAATCTCCAGGCGATTCTGCAATGACTAATACATCCATTCCATCAGTTCCTATTAGCAGCCCAACTCGTACAAGCTCATCATGTAACGAGACATTACCATCAGTTAGTGATAGTCTGGTGCAAAGACAGTTTTCTGGTAACGTGGCAACTCATGGAAATGGGGTGCAATTTCAGCACCAACAATCACAGTTACAACGCCCCTCACCACTTCAACCTATATTAACACAAAAGCAGTCACCCCATCAGCTGCCGCAGCTTGAAAAATCACCCCAAAGTATGTCACAGCCACAGCCTCAGTCACAGATTCAAGCTGGGCAAAACAGTGTTTTCACAAGATCCCCAAATTCCAGATTGGAATGA